Proteins encoded in a region of the Variovorax sp. PAMC 28711 genome:
- the ubiE gene encoding bifunctional demethylmenaquinone methyltransferase/2-methoxy-6-polyprenyl-1,4-benzoquinol methylase UbiE, translating to MSTTHFGFESVDEKDKAQRVRGVFDSVATRYDLMNDLMSMGLHRAWKAYTVMVANVGEGSKVLDIAGGTGDLALAFAKKVGATGEVVHTDINEAMLRTGRDRLLDAGVSLPTMVCDAEKLPFPDNHFDVVTVAFGLRNMTHKDLALKEMNRVLKPRGKLLVLEFSKVAKPLAKAYDWYSFKVLPRLGKVVAGDDASYRYLAESIRMHPGQDELKTLMKEGGFGHVDYHNMTGGVVALHVGIKC from the coding sequence ATGAGCACCACCCACTTCGGCTTCGAATCGGTCGACGAAAAAGACAAGGCGCAACGCGTGCGCGGCGTCTTCGATTCGGTCGCTACCCGTTACGACCTCATGAACGACCTCATGTCGATGGGGTTGCACCGTGCCTGGAAGGCGTACACCGTCATGGTCGCCAATGTCGGCGAAGGTTCGAAGGTGCTGGACATCGCGGGCGGCACCGGCGACCTGGCACTGGCCTTCGCCAAGAAGGTCGGCGCGACCGGCGAGGTGGTGCACACCGACATCAACGAAGCGATGCTGCGCACCGGGCGCGACCGGCTGCTGGACGCCGGCGTCTCGCTGCCGACGATGGTCTGCGACGCCGAGAAGCTGCCCTTTCCGGACAACCACTTCGACGTGGTGACCGTGGCCTTCGGCCTGCGCAACATGACGCACAAGGATCTTGCGCTCAAAGAAATGAACCGCGTGCTCAAGCCGCGCGGCAAGCTGCTCGTGCTGGAGTTTTCCAAGGTGGCCAAGCCGCTCGCGAAAGCTTACGACTGGTATTCCTTCAAGGTGCTGCCGCGCCTGGGCAAGGTGGTCGCGGGCGACGACGCCAGCTACCGCTACCTGGCCGAATCCATCCGGATGCACCCCGGCCAGGACGAGCTCAAGACCCTCATGAAAGAGGGCGGATTCGGACATGTGGACTATCACAACATGACGGGTGGCGTGGTCGCCCTGCATGTTGGAATCAAATGTTGA
- the serA gene encoding phosphoglycerate dehydrogenase, producing the protein MTKTSLDKSKIKFLLLENIHPSALETIRGAGYTQIETMTTALQGEELKAKLADVHFLGIRSQSKLTADVLSAAPKLVAVGCFCIGTNQVDLNAARERGVAVFNAPYSNTRSVAELVLAEAILLLRGIPAKNALVHRGGWMKSAANSHEIRGKTLGIVGYGSIGTQLSVLAEGLGMHVAFYDVVSKLPLGNARQVPQLHDLLAQSDIVSLHVPELPSTQWMIGPAEIAAMKQGGILINAARGTVVDIDALADAVKGGKLWGAAIDVFPVEPGSNNEEFQSPLRGLDNVILTPHVGGSTMEAQANIGGEVAEKLVKYSDNGTSTSSVNFPEVALPAHPGKHRLLHIHHNVPGVLSQINQIFADNHINISSQFLQTNEKVGYVVMDIDAASSDLALEKLALVPGTIRSRVLF; encoded by the coding sequence ATGACGAAGACCTCTCTGGACAAAAGCAAGATCAAGTTCCTGTTGCTGGAAAACATCCACCCGTCGGCGCTGGAGACCATCCGGGGAGCGGGCTACACGCAGATTGAAACCATGACCACGGCGCTACAGGGCGAAGAACTGAAGGCCAAGCTGGCCGATGTTCATTTCCTGGGCATCCGGTCGCAGAGCAAGCTGACCGCCGACGTGCTGTCGGCCGCGCCCAAGCTGGTCGCCGTCGGCTGTTTTTGCATCGGCACCAACCAGGTCGACCTGAACGCGGCGCGCGAGCGCGGTGTGGCCGTGTTCAACGCGCCGTATTCCAACACGCGCTCGGTGGCCGAACTGGTGCTGGCCGAGGCGATCCTGCTGTTGCGCGGCATCCCGGCCAAGAACGCGCTGGTGCACCGCGGCGGCTGGATGAAGTCCGCGGCCAACTCCCACGAAATTCGCGGCAAGACGCTCGGCATCGTCGGCTACGGCTCCATCGGCACGCAGTTGTCGGTGCTGGCCGAAGGGCTCGGCATGCACGTGGCGTTCTACGACGTGGTCAGCAAGCTGCCGCTGGGCAACGCGCGGCAGGTGCCGCAGCTGCACGACCTGCTGGCGCAGAGCGACATCGTGAGCCTGCACGTGCCCGAGCTGCCGTCGACGCAGTGGATGATCGGTCCGGCCGAGATCGCGGCGATGAAGCAGGGCGGCATCCTGATCAACGCGGCGCGCGGCACGGTGGTCGATATCGATGCACTCGCCGACGCCGTGAAGGGCGGCAAGCTTTGGGGCGCTGCCATCGACGTGTTCCCGGTCGAGCCCGGCAGCAACAATGAAGAATTCCAGTCGCCGTTGCGCGGGCTGGACAACGTGATCCTCACGCCGCACGTGGGCGGCTCGACGATGGAGGCGCAGGCCAACATCGGCGGCGAGGTGGCGGAAAAGCTGGTGAAGTACAGCGACAACGGCACCTCGACCTCGTCGGTCAACTTTCCCGAGGTCGCGCTGCCGGCGCACCCGGGCAAGCACCGTTTACTCCATATCCATCACAACGTGCCGGGCGTGTTGTCGCAGATCAACCAGATCTTCGCGGACAACCACATCAACATTTCCTCGCAGTTCCTGCAGACGAACGAGAAGGTCGGTTACGTGGTGATGGACATCGACGCAGCGTCGTCCGATCTGGCGCTGGAAAAGCTGGCGCTGGTGCCGGGGACGATCCGGAGTCGGGTGTTGTTCTGA
- a CDS encoding gamma-butyrobetaine hydroxylase-like domain-containing protein, with amino-acid sequence MAGLQAGAPTPRSITVHGASRVLEVGFSDGANFRIPFELLRIYSPSAEVQGHGPGQEVLQTGKRNVSLVELEPVGNYAVKPVFSDGHESGIYSWDLLYELGSKEAELWAAYATRLAEAGIDRDAPMPLGGGHGCASH; translated from the coding sequence ATGGCAGGCTTGCAAGCTGGCGCACCAACGCCGCGTTCGATCACCGTGCATGGCGCCTCGCGCGTGCTGGAAGTCGGATTTTCGGATGGCGCGAACTTCCGCATTCCGTTCGAGCTTTTGCGCATCTACTCGCCCTCCGCGGAAGTGCAGGGCCATGGCCCGGGTCAGGAAGTGCTGCAGACAGGCAAGCGGAACGTCAGCCTCGTCGAGCTCGAACCGGTCGGCAACTATGCCGTGAAGCCGGTGTTCAGCGACGGGCACGAAAGCGGCATCTATTCGTGGGATCTGCTGTACGAGCTGGGGTCAAAGGAGGCCGAACTCTGGGCCGCGTATGCGACGCGGCTCGCCGAAGCCGGCATCGATCGCGATGCGCCGATGCCGCTCGGCGGCGGACATGGCTGCGCCTCGCACTGA
- a CDS encoding DUF3683 domain-containing protein yields MNAPTALTALLSQAEEPARLREIPYNYTSFSDREIAIRLLGERGWELLQVLRGERRTGRSARMLYEVLGDIWVVQRNPYLVDDLLDNPRRRGQLVDALNHRLTEVGKRRTPDVDAERDVLVGELAALVSRAIAGFDTMFRDVAALRRKATRVLGRLTAKDNIKFDGLSRVSHVTDATDWRVEYPFVVLCPDTETEMAGLVKGCIELGLTIIPRGGGTGYTGGAIPLTWDSVVINTEKLEAMTEVEMRALPGLDAPVPTIWTEAGVVTQRVADAAERGGYVFAVDPTSAEASCVGGNVAMNAGGKKAVLWGTALDNLASWRMVTPQAEWLEVTRIGHNLGKIHDAERAVFELNYFAADGKTHLRTERLDIEGKTFRKEGLGKDVTDKFLSGLPGIQKEGCDGLITSCRWVVHKMPAHTRTVCLEFFGNAKDAVPSIVEIKDFMFAEQKRSGVLLAGLEHLDDRYLKAVGYATKSKKHGGLPKMVLFGDIAGDDADDVARATSEVVRIANSRSGEGFIAISPEARKKFWLDRKRTAAISRHTNAFKINEDVVIPLPRMAEYTDGIERINIELSLQNKAALADALEAFLARGNLPLGKTDDANDIPSAELLESRVQQAIALVRQVRARWLSWLGDIDALFPQLQDHSLRASWKTELKAPLAKIFTGDEFVPILAECNAIHQRVLKGRVWVALHMHAGDGNVHTNLPVNSDNYEMLQTAHAAVVRIMALARSLDGVISGEHGIGITKLEFLTDAELQPFTDYKQRVDPEGRFNKGKLLRADTPASHGLHADLTNAYTPSFGLMGHESLIMQQSDIGAIADSVKDCLRCGKCKPVCATHVPRANLLYSPRNKILATSLLVEAFLYEEQTRRGVSIKHWEEFEDVADHCTVCHKCLSPCPVKIDFGDVSMNMRNLLRKMGQKSFRPGNAVAMLFLNATNPQTIKAMRVGMVGIGFKAQRLANDLLRRVARKQTAAPPATLGAAPIKEQIVHFINKKMPGGLPKQTARALLDIEDADYVPIIRNPKATTAETEAVFYFPGCGSERLFSQVGLATQAMLWHAGVQTVLPPGYLCCGYPQRGSGQFDKAEKMITDNRVLFHRVANTLNYLDIKTVVVSCGTCYDQLQGYQFDKIFPGCRIIDIHEYLLEKGITLGAASGGGYLYHDPCHSPMKLQDPMKTVKALVGDNVLKNDRCCGESGTLGVTRPDISTQIRFRKEEELKKGEAQLRESGKVEAKGNVKILTSCPSCLQGLSRYGNDLNNGLLEADYIVVEMANQILGEKWLPEYVAAANSGGIERVLV; encoded by the coding sequence ATGAATGCTCCGACCGCGTTGACCGCGTTGTTGTCGCAGGCCGAAGAGCCCGCGCGACTTCGCGAGATCCCCTACAACTACACCAGCTTTTCCGATCGAGAAATCGCGATTCGCCTCCTGGGCGAGCGCGGCTGGGAACTGCTGCAGGTGCTCCGCGGCGAGCGCCGCACCGGGCGCTCCGCCCGCATGCTCTACGAGGTGCTGGGCGACATCTGGGTGGTCCAGCGCAACCCCTATCTCGTCGACGACCTGCTCGACAACCCGCGCCGTCGCGGCCAGTTGGTCGATGCGCTGAACCACCGGCTGACCGAGGTCGGCAAGCGCCGCACGCCCGATGTCGATGCCGAGCGCGATGTGCTGGTGGGCGAGCTCGCGGCGCTGGTGTCCCGGGCCATCGCCGGCTTCGACACGATGTTCCGCGACGTCGCTGCGCTGCGCCGCAAAGCCACTCGTGTCCTCGGCCGGTTGACGGCCAAGGACAACATCAAGTTCGACGGCCTGTCGCGCGTGTCGCACGTGACCGACGCGACCGACTGGCGGGTGGAATACCCGTTCGTCGTGCTGTGCCCCGACACCGAAACCGAGATGGCCGGCCTGGTCAAGGGCTGCATCGAACTCGGCTTGACCATCATTCCGCGCGGCGGCGGCACCGGCTACACGGGCGGCGCGATTCCCCTGACCTGGGACAGCGTGGTGATCAACACCGAAAAGCTGGAAGCAATGACCGAGGTCGAGATGCGCGCGCTGCCGGGGCTCGACGCACCGGTGCCGACGATCTGGACCGAGGCCGGCGTGGTGACGCAGCGCGTGGCCGATGCGGCCGAGCGCGGCGGCTACGTGTTCGCGGTCGACCCGACCTCGGCCGAAGCGTCGTGCGTCGGCGGCAACGTCGCGATGAACGCGGGCGGCAAGAAGGCCGTGCTGTGGGGCACCGCGCTCGACAACCTCGCGTCGTGGCGGATGGTGACGCCGCAGGCCGAATGGCTCGAGGTCACGCGCATCGGCCACAACCTCGGCAAGATCCACGACGCCGAGCGCGCGGTGTTCGAACTGAACTATTTCGCGGCGGACGGCAAGACGCATCTGCGCACCGAGCGCCTCGACATCGAAGGCAAGACCTTTCGCAAGGAAGGCCTCGGCAAGGACGTGACCGACAAGTTCCTGTCGGGCCTCCCTGGCATCCAGAAAGAGGGCTGCGACGGCCTCATCACCAGTTGTCGCTGGGTGGTGCACAAGATGCCGGCACACACGCGCACCGTGTGCCTCGAGTTCTTCGGCAACGCGAAGGACGCGGTGCCCAGCATCGTCGAGATCAAGGACTTCATGTTCGCCGAGCAAAAGCGCTCGGGCGTGTTGCTGGCGGGCCTCGAACACCTCGACGATCGCTACCTGAAGGCGGTCGGTTACGCGACCAAATCGAAGAAGCACGGTGGCCTGCCGAAGATGGTGCTGTTCGGCGACATCGCGGGCGACGATGCCGACGACGTGGCCCGTGCGACGTCGGAAGTGGTGCGCATCGCGAACTCGCGCAGTGGCGAAGGCTTCATCGCCATCAGCCCCGAGGCGCGCAAGAAATTCTGGCTGGACCGCAAGCGCACGGCCGCCATCAGCCGCCACACCAACGCCTTCAAGATCAACGAAGACGTGGTGATCCCGCTGCCGCGCATGGCCGAGTACACCGACGGCATCGAGCGCATCAACATCGAGCTGTCGCTGCAGAACAAGGCGGCGCTCGCCGATGCGCTCGAAGCGTTCCTTGCGCGCGGCAACCTGCCGTTGGGCAAGACCGACGACGCCAACGACATCCCGAGCGCAGAACTGCTCGAGAGCAGGGTGCAGCAGGCGATCGCGCTGGTGCGTCAGGTTCGCGCGCGCTGGCTGAGCTGGCTCGGCGACATCGATGCGCTGTTCCCGCAACTGCAGGACCATTCGCTGCGCGCGAGCTGGAAGACCGAGCTGAAGGCGCCGCTCGCCAAGATTTTCACCGGCGACGAGTTCGTGCCGATCCTCGCCGAATGCAATGCCATCCACCAGCGCGTGCTCAAGGGCCGCGTGTGGGTCGCGCTGCACATGCACGCGGGCGACGGCAACGTGCACACCAACCTGCCGGTCAACAGCGACAACTACGAGATGCTGCAGACCGCGCATGCCGCCGTGGTGCGCATCATGGCGCTGGCGCGCAGCCTGGACGGCGTGATCTCCGGCGAGCACGGCATCGGCATCACCAAGCTGGAATTCCTGACGGATGCCGAGCTGCAGCCTTTCACCGATTACAAGCAGCGCGTTGACCCGGAAGGGCGCTTCAACAAGGGCAAGCTGCTGCGTGCAGATACGCCGGCGTCACACGGTCTGCATGCCGATCTGACCAACGCCTACACGCCGAGCTTCGGCCTCATGGGCCACGAGTCGCTGATCATGCAGCAGAGCGACATCGGCGCCATCGCCGATTCGGTCAAGGACTGCCTGCGCTGCGGCAAGTGCAAGCCGGTGTGCGCAACGCACGTGCCGCGTGCCAACCTGCTCTACAGCCCGCGCAACAAGATCCTGGCGACCTCGCTGCTGGTCGAGGCCTTTTTGTACGAGGAGCAGACGCGCCGCGGCGTCAGCATCAAGCATTGGGAAGAGTTCGAGGACGTGGCCGACCACTGCACGGTGTGCCACAAGTGCCTGTCGCCCTGCCCGGTGAAGATCGACTTCGGCGACGTGTCGATGAACATGCGCAACCTGTTGCGCAAGATGGGGCAGAAGTCGTTCCGGCCCGGCAACGCGGTCGCGATGCTGTTCTTGAACGCCACCAACCCGCAGACCATCAAGGCGATGCGCGTCGGCATGGTCGGCATCGGCTTCAAGGCGCAGCGACTGGCCAACGATCTTTTGCGTCGGGTCGCGCGCAAGCAGACGGCAGCGCCGCCGGCCACGCTGGGTGCGGCGCCGATCAAGGAACAGATCGTTCACTTCATCAACAAGAAGATGCCCGGCGGTCTGCCCAAGCAGACGGCACGCGCGCTGCTCGACATCGAAGATGCCGACTACGTGCCGATCATCCGCAACCCGAAGGCGACCACGGCCGAAACCGAGGCCGTCTTCTACTTCCCCGGCTGCGGCTCGGAGCGCCTGTTCTCGCAGGTCGGCCTGGCCACGCAGGCGATGTTGTGGCACGCCGGCGTGCAGACGGTGCTGCCGCCCGGCTATCTGTGCTGCGGCTACCCCCAGCGCGGCAGCGGCCAGTTCGACAAGGCCGAGAAGATGATCACCGACAACCGCGTGCTCTTCCACCGTGTCGCCAACACCCTCAACTACCTCGACATCAAGACCGTGGTGGTGAGCTGCGGCACCTGCTACGACCAGTTGCAGGGTTACCAGTTCGACAAGATCTTCCCGGGTTGCCGGATCATCGACATCCACGAATATTTGCTGGAGAAGGGCATCACGCTGGGCGCGGCCAGCGGTGGTGGCTACCTGTACCACGACCCCTGCCACAGCCCCATGAAGCTGCAGGACCCGATGAAGACGGTGAAGGCGCTGGTCGGCGACAACGTGCTCAAGAACGACCGCTGCTGCGGCGAATCGGGCACGCTGGGCGTTACGCGGCCCGACATCTCGACGCAGATCCGATTTCGCAAGGAAGAAGAGCTGAAAAAGGGCGAAGCGCAGCTGCGCGAGAGCGGCAAGGTCGAGGCGAAGGGCAACGTGAAGATCCTCACCAGCTGTCCGAGCTGCCTGCAGGGTCTCTCCCGCTACGGCAACGATTTGAACAACGGCCTGCTCGAAGCCGACTACATCGTGGTCGAAATGGCCAACCAGATCCTCGGCGAAAAGTGGTTGCCCGAGTACGTCGCCGCGGCCAACAGCGGCGGCATCGAGCGGGTGCTGGTGTGA
- a CDS encoding Tim44 domain-containing protein: MSKLMVSLLTVALLLGGVSAEAKRMGGGGSFGRQSPNVTQRQATPPAAPNQVAPQNAAAAKPGAAAPAAAAAPKRPWGAMLGGLAAGLGLAWLAHSLGLGAAFGNILLIGLLVLAAVVAWRMFAARRSGGTNNGSRQGGFAFEGAGNAGNASAPAQYSPANVGNDASARPWERSSTAFDATPAQPGAELDRHGSSLSAAGAAAGGSMIGSALAGSQSWGIPAGFDVDGFLGAAKRNFVTLQDAWDRADVTLLRSMMTDGMVDEIQSQLADRAGHTGGISNKTDVVMLDAKLLGIEELPDAYMASVEFSGMIREDASAGPSPFREVWNMTKPTSGAGGWVVAGVQALQ, encoded by the coding sequence ATGTCGAAATTGATGGTTTCCCTGCTCACCGTGGCGTTGCTGCTGGGCGGTGTTTCTGCCGAGGCCAAGCGCATGGGCGGCGGCGGCTCGTTCGGGCGCCAGTCGCCCAACGTGACGCAACGCCAGGCCACCCCGCCGGCTGCTCCCAACCAAGTGGCGCCGCAGAACGCGGCGGCTGCCAAGCCGGGCGCTGCTGCACCGGCTGCTGCGGCCGCACCCAAGCGACCGTGGGGCGCGATGCTCGGCGGCCTGGCCGCGGGCCTCGGTCTCGCCTGGCTCGCGCATTCGCTCGGTCTCGGCGCCGCCTTCGGCAACATCCTGCTGATCGGGCTCCTCGTGCTGGCTGCGGTCGTGGCATGGCGCATGTTCGCCGCCCGCCGTTCAGGGGGCACGAACAACGGCAGCCGTCAGGGCGGCTTCGCCTTCGAAGGTGCAGGCAACGCCGGCAATGCGAGCGCGCCGGCCCAGTACAGCCCGGCCAACGTCGGTAACGACGCGTCGGCGCGACCCTGGGAACGTTCGTCCACGGCCTTTGACGCAACGCCCGCGCAGCCCGGTGCAGAGCTTGACCGCCACGGCAGCAGCCTCTCGGCGGCAGGTGCGGCGGCTGGCGGCAGCATGATCGGTTCGGCGTTGGCCGGTTCGCAGTCCTGGGGTATTCCGGCAGGCTTCGACGTCGACGGCTTCCTTGGCGCCGCCAAGCGCAATTTCGTGACCTTGCAAGATGCCTGGGACCGCGCCGACGTCACCCTGCTGCGCTCCATGATGACCGACGGCATGGTCGACGAAATCCAGAGCCAGCTCGCGGACCGTGCAGGCCACACCGGCGGCATTTCGAACAAGACCGATGTCGTCATGCTGGACGCCAAGCTGCTCGGCATCGAGGAATTGCCGGACGCTTACATGGCGAGCGTCGAGTTCTCCGGAATGATCCGCGAAGACGCATCGGCCGGCCCGAGCCCGTTCCGCGAGGTGTGGAACATGACCAAGCCGACCAGCGGCGCGGGCGGCTGGGTAGTGGCTGGCGTGCAAGCACTGCAGTAA
- a CDS encoding sodium:solute symporter family protein produces the protein MLLTLVVVYLLITIAIGLVAARRVKNTTDFAIAGRHLPLFMIVTTTFATWFGSETVLGIPAKFIEGGLHGVIEDPFGAGTCLILVGLFFAGKLYRMTLLTISDYYRERYGRVVEVACSLIIMLSYLGWVSAQVTALGLVFNVLSAGTISIAVGMVIGVVSILAYTLFGGMWSVAVTDFIQMIILVVGLTVIAVFAGQMAGGADKVVAFAVSKDLFKFWPEPNFKDMVFFFAAAITIMLGSIPQQDVFQRVMSAHSVKAATRGPVIGGIAYILFAFVPMFLVASALLIMPEQTAQLLKDDPQKVLPTLVLEKMPFAIQVLFFGALLSAIKSTASATLLAPSVTFTENIWRQFRPAGTDRENLLTMRITVLVFSAAVLAYAIRMQGTPIYELVSGAYQVPLVGAFVPLVSGLYWQRATTQGAVASIVCGIGVWLLFLAMPWGAEFPAQLAGVLASAAGMLAGSLTPQWVGNVRTPHRPLATGSV, from the coding sequence GTGCTGCTAACCCTGGTCGTCGTCTATCTGTTGATCACCATCGCCATCGGCCTCGTGGCTGCTCGTCGGGTGAAGAACACCACCGACTTCGCGATCGCCGGACGGCACCTGCCGCTCTTCATGATCGTGACCACCACTTTCGCGACCTGGTTCGGCTCGGAAACCGTGCTCGGCATCCCGGCCAAGTTCATCGAGGGCGGGTTGCACGGCGTGATCGAAGACCCGTTCGGCGCCGGCACGTGCCTGATCCTCGTCGGGCTCTTTTTCGCTGGCAAGCTGTACCGCATGACGCTGTTGACCATCAGCGACTACTACCGCGAGCGCTATGGTCGCGTGGTCGAGGTGGCGTGTTCGCTCATCATCATGCTGAGCTACCTGGGCTGGGTGTCGGCGCAGGTCACCGCGTTGGGGCTGGTGTTCAACGTGCTGTCGGCAGGCACCATCAGCATCGCTGTCGGCATGGTGATCGGCGTGGTGTCGATCCTGGCATACACGCTGTTTGGCGGCATGTGGTCGGTGGCCGTGACCGACTTCATCCAGATGATCATCCTGGTCGTCGGCCTGACGGTGATCGCCGTCTTCGCCGGACAAATGGCTGGCGGTGCCGACAAGGTGGTGGCTTTCGCGGTCAGCAAGGACCTCTTCAAGTTCTGGCCCGAGCCCAACTTCAAGGACATGGTGTTCTTCTTCGCCGCGGCGATCACGATCATGCTGGGCTCGATCCCGCAGCAGGATGTGTTCCAGCGCGTGATGTCGGCCCACAGCGTCAAGGCCGCCACGCGCGGCCCGGTCATCGGTGGCATCGCGTACATCCTGTTCGCGTTCGTGCCGATGTTTCTGGTGGCGAGCGCGCTGCTGATCATGCCGGAGCAGACCGCGCAGCTGCTCAAGGACGATCCGCAAAAGGTGCTGCCCACGCTGGTGCTGGAGAAGATGCCGTTTGCGATTCAGGTGCTGTTTTTCGGTGCGCTGCTGTCGGCCATCAAATCGACCGCATCGGCCACTTTGCTGGCGCCCAGCGTGACCTTCACCGAGAACATCTGGCGGCAGTTCCGCCCGGCCGGGACCGACCGCGAAAACCTGCTGACGATGCGCATCACTGTGCTGGTGTTCAGCGCGGCGGTGCTCGCCTATGCGATCCGCATGCAGGGCACGCCGATCTACGAGCTGGTGTCGGGCGCCTACCAGGTGCCGCTGGTGGGCGCTTTCGTCCCGCTGGTGAGCGGCTTGTATTGGCAGCGGGCGACCACGCAAGGGGCTGTGGCGTCGATCGTGTGCGGCATCGGGGTGTGGCTGCTGTTTTTGGCGATGCCTTGGGGCGCTGAATTCCCGGCGCAGTTGGCGGGCGTGCTGGCGTCCGCGGCCGGGATGCTGGCCGGATCGCTGACGCCGCAATGGGTCGGCAACGTGCGCACGCCGCATCGGCCCCTGGCGACCGGCTCTGTCTGA
- the ubiB gene encoding ubiquinone biosynthesis regulatory protein kinase UbiB, producing MSRFYRGVFIVWIALRYGLDELVLTSFQKPWLRVLARIMSVGRNLDAPRGQRLREALERLGPIFVKFGQVLSTRRDLLPPDIADELAFLQDRVPPFASSIAVATIERAFRRPVSDIFVQFDERPIASASIAQVHFGKVRLRDGTLRDVAVKVLRPNMRGVIEKDLALMAMMAGWVERLSPDGKRLKPREVVGEFDKYLHDELDLVREAANAAQLRRNMAKLELVLIPEMYWDFCHPEVIVMERMTGVPIAQLDKLKAAGVDIPKLATDGVTIFFTQVFRDGFFHADMHPGNIQVSLQPETFGRYISLDFGIVGTLTESDKEYLAQNFVAFFRRDYKRVAELHLESGWVPEGTRIDELEAAIRTVCEPYFDRPLKEISLGMVLMRLFQTSRRFHVEIQPQLVLLQKTLLNIEGLGRQLDPELDLWATAKPFLEKWMTDQIGPRKLLEELKAEAPRYAKLLPQLPRLLHDFLQNRPADHRRELLELLAAQKRTNKLLQAIVYGGMGFVLGLLAMQLLLRVRIF from the coding sequence ATGAGTCGTTTCTACCGCGGCGTCTTCATCGTCTGGATCGCCCTGCGGTACGGTCTCGACGAGCTCGTGCTCACGAGCTTCCAGAAGCCGTGGCTGCGCGTGCTGGCGCGGATCATGTCGGTCGGGCGCAACCTCGATGCGCCGCGCGGGCAGCGTTTGCGTGAAGCGCTGGAGCGGCTCGGCCCCATCTTCGTGAAGTTCGGGCAGGTGCTCTCGACCCGGCGCGACCTGCTGCCGCCCGACATCGCCGACGAACTGGCGTTCCTGCAGGACCGCGTGCCGCCGTTCGCCTCGTCGATCGCGGTCGCCACCATCGAACGCGCGTTTCGCCGCCCGGTCAGCGACATCTTCGTGCAGTTCGACGAGAGGCCGATTGCCAGTGCTTCGATCGCGCAGGTGCATTTCGGCAAGGTTCGGCTGCGCGATGGCACGCTGCGCGACGTGGCGGTCAAGGTGCTGCGGCCCAACATGCGCGGCGTCATCGAGAAAGACCTCGCGCTGATGGCGATGATGGCCGGCTGGGTCGAGCGCCTTTCGCCCGACGGCAAGCGCCTGAAGCCGCGCGAAGTGGTGGGCGAATTCGACAAATACCTCCATGACGAGCTCGACCTCGTGCGCGAGGCCGCCAACGCCGCGCAACTCCGGCGCAACATGGCCAAGCTCGAACTGGTGCTGATCCCCGAGATGTACTGGGACTTCTGCCATCCGGAGGTCATCGTCATGGAGCGCATGACCGGCGTGCCGATCGCGCAGCTCGACAAGCTCAAGGCGGCCGGTGTCGACATCCCGAAGCTGGCGACCGACGGCGTCACGATCTTCTTCACGCAGGTGTTCCGCGACGGCTTCTTTCACGCCGACATGCACCCGGGCAATATTCAGGTGAGCCTGCAGCCCGAGACCTTCGGGCGCTACATCTCGCTGGATTTCGGCATCGTCGGCACGCTGACCGAATCCGACAAGGAATACCTGGCGCAAAACTTCGTGGCGTTCTTCCGGCGCGACTACAAGCGCGTCGCCGAACTGCATCTGGAGAGCGGCTGGGTGCCCGAAGGCACACGCATCGACGAGCTCGAAGCAGCGATCCGCACCGTGTGCGAGCCGTACTTCGACCGGCCGCTGAAAGAAATTTCGCTCGGCATGGTGCTGATGCGCCTGTTCCAGACCTCGCGACGCTTCCACGTCGAGATCCAGCCGCAATTGGTGCTGCTGCAGAAGACGCTGCTCAACATCGAGGGGCTCGGGCGCCAGCTCGATCCCGAGCTCGATCTCTGGGCGACCGCCAAGCCGTTCCTCGAAAAGTGGATGACCGACCAGATCGGCCCGCGCAAGTTGTTGGAAGAACTGAAGGCCGAAGCGCCGCGCTATGCCAAGTTGTTGCCGCAACTGCCCCGCCTGTTGCACGACTTTCTGCAAAATCGCCCGGCGGACCACCGGCGCGAACTGCTGGAACTTCTGGCCGCGCAGAAGCGCACCAACAAGCTGCTCCAGGCGATCGTCTACGGTGGCATGGGTTTTGTATTGGGTCTGCTCGCCATGCAGCTGCTGCTGCGCGTCAGGATTTTCTAG